A window from Methanofollis sp. encodes these proteins:
- a CDS encoding serine acetyltransferase: MRKCEYWNNCLKNISPAHALFYYTLQYRYHQMSVRLGFTIPLNVFGPGLSIAHYGQLVVNSAAEIGENCRIHPGANIGSHDETAPKIGNNVYIGPGAKIFGDITIADGIAIGANSVVNRSFLEPNISIAGVPARKVSDTGSLPYIVRGTEALRGQTL; encoded by the coding sequence ATGAGGAAGTGCGAGTACTGGAACAACTGCCTGAAAAATATCAGCCCTGCCCATGCCCTGTTCTATTATACGCTCCAGTACAGGTACCACCAGATGTCGGTGCGCCTCGGCTTCACCATCCCCCTGAACGTCTTCGGGCCCGGCCTGTCCATCGCCCACTACGGCCAGCTCGTCGTCAACAGCGCCGCCGAGATCGGGGAAAACTGCCGGATCCACCCGGGCGCCAATATCGGGTCCCATGACGAGACAGCCCCGAAGATCGGGAATAATGTCTATATCGGCCCGGGCGCGAAGATCTTCGGCGACATCACGATCGCGGACGGCATCGCCATCGGCGCCAACAGCGTCGTGAACAGATCTTTTCTTGAACCGAATATCTCCATCGCCGGCGTCCCTGCGAGGAAAGTCTCTGACACGGGGTCGCTTCCCTATATCGTTCGGGGCACCGAGGCCCTCAGGGGCCAGACTCTCTGA